Below is a window of Micromonospora chersina DNA.
AAGCTCGCCGACTCCCGCCGGCCCTGGGTCGCCAAGCTGGCCGAGCAGATGCGGCGGGCCTGGGACCTGGAGCACTGGGCCTCGTTCCGGCGCTCCTTCGAGGCGCTGGGCGAGCTGTTCGCCCGGCTGGGCAGCGGCACGGCGCCGCGCGAGGGGGCGCGGGTCGGCGCCGGCCCGGCGTACTCGCGGCCGGCCTCGATCAGCGTGCTCTCCGGGGACGTGCACCACTCGTACGTGGCCCGGGCCCGGTTCGCCGACCGGAGCGTACGCACCCCCGTGCACCAGCTCACCTGCTCCCCGATCCACAACCAGGTGCCGGCCGGGATGCGCCCGCTCATGAAGCTGGGCTGGAATCCGGGGCCGGCCGGCGCGGCCCGGGCGCTGGCCCGCTCGGCCGGGGTGCGCCGCCCGCTGGTGCGGTGGAAGAAGCTGGCCGGACCCTACTTCGGCAACGCGGTGGCCACGCTGACCCACGAGGGCCGGACGGCCGACGTGGTGATCGAGGGCACCACGAGCGACGGGCACCTGCGCACCGTGGCGCGGCAGCGGCTCAGCGACGAGGGGTGAGTACCCTCTCAGGGTGGACGAGAGCCTGCGCGCCGTGGAGCACGAACTGACCGCGCTGCTGCGGCGCGGGCGCGCCCTGTCCTGGGAGATCGCCCGCGAGGTCCACCCCAACCTGGAGCCCAACGCCTACGGGCTGCTGCTCTGGCTGCGCCGGTCCGGCTCGACCCGGCTCACCGACCTGGCCGGGAAGCTGGGCATCGGCAAGGGCACGCTGAGCCGGCAGATCGGCGGCCTGGAGGCGCTGGGCCTGGTCCGCCGCGACCCGGACCCGACCGACCGGCGCGCCGCCCAGCTCAGCCTCACCGAGGAGGGCACCCGCCGGTTCGACGCGGCACGGGCGGCCCGACTCGGACAGATCCGGCGCTCGCTCGAATCGTGGCCGAAACAGGACGTCGAGGACTTCGCCCGGCTCATGCACCGGTTCAACGAGACCTTCTGACCGGGTCCGCCCCGGAATAAGACCTGCGCCACGTGCGGTTGTTGCTTGAGGCAACCAAGCCATACGGTTGCCCGAGGCAACCCCTTCCCCCGTCTTTCCCGGAGGCAATCCACGATGACGCAGGCGACAGCGCCCACCCGGGCGACCGCCGTCGACATGTCCCACCGGCAGATCCTGGAGGCGCTCTCCGGCCTGCTGCTGGGCATGTTCGTCGCGATCCTCTCCTCCACGGTCGTCTCGAACGCGCTGCCGCGGATCATCACCGACCTCCACGGCGGCCAGTCCGCGTACACCTGGGTGGTCACCTCGACGCTGCTGGCGACCACCGCGACCACCCCGATCTGGGGCAAGCTCGCCGACCTGACCAGCAAGAAGGTCCTCGTCCAGCTCGCCCTCGGCATCTTCGTGCTGGGCTCGGTGCTGGCCGGGCAGTCACACACCACCGGCGAGCTCATCGCCTGCCGGGTGGTGCAGGGCGTGGGCGCGGGCGGCCTGACCGCCCTGGCCCAGGTGATCATGGCGACGATGATCGCGCCGCGCGAGCGCGGCCGGTACAGCGGCTACCTCGGCGCGGTCATGGCCGTGGGCACCATCGGCGGCCCGCTCATCGGCGGCGTCATCGTCGACACCGACTGGCTCGGCTGGCGCTGGTGCTTCTACGTGGGCGTGCCGTTCGCCGTCCTCGCCCTCGTCGTGCTCCAGAAGACCCTGCACCTGCCGGTGGTCAAGCGCGAGGCGAAGATCGACTGGTGGGGCGCCACCCTCATCACCGCGGCCGTCTCCCTGCTGCTCATCTGGGTCACCCTGGCCGGCGACAAGTACGACTGGATGTCCTGGCAGACCGCCGTCATGGTGGCCGGCGCCGTGCTGCTCGGCGCGCTCGCCCTGCGGGTGGAGAACCGGGCCGCCGAGCCCATGATCCCGCCGCGCCTGTTCCGCAACCGCACCATCACCCTCGCCGTGATCGCCAGCATCGCGGTCGGCGTGGGCATGTTCGGCGCCTCGGTATTCCTGGGCCAGTACTTCCAGATCAGCCGCGGCGAGAGCCCGACCATGTCCGGCCTCATGACCCTGCCGATGATCCTCGGCCTGCTGATCGCCTCCACCGTGGTCGGCCGGATCATCACCAACACCGGCCGCTGGAAGCGGTACCTGGTGGCCGGCTCGGTGCTGCTCACCGCCGGCTTCGCGCTGATGGGCACCATGCGGGCGGACACCCCGTACTGGCGGCTCGCCGTGTTCATGGCGCTGATCGGCCTCGGCCTGGGCATGACCATGCAGAACCTGGTCCTCGCCGTGCAGAACACCGTCGGTCCGCACGAGCTCGGCGCCGCCAGCTCCGTGGTGGCGTTCTTCCGCAGCCTCGGCGGCGCCATCGGCGTGAGCGCGCTCGGCGCGATCCTCGGCCACAAGGTCAAGGACTATCTCGCCGAGGGACTCGCCGGACTCGGCATCCCCGCCTCCAGCTCCGGCAGCGGCGGTAGCCTGCCCAACGTGCACACCCTGCCCGCACCGATCCGCGCGGTCGTCGAGGCCGCGTACGGGCACGGCGCCGGGGACATCTTCCTGGCCGCCGCCCCGTTCGGGCTGATCGCGCTCATCGCGGTGGTGTTCATCAAGGAGGTGCCGCTGCGCCGGACCAACGGCGACGCGGTCTCCGCCGAGGTCGAGCGCGAGTCGACAGTCGCGGCCGGCGCCGGCGCCCCGGTGGTACGCACCGGCGGGCGGGACTGACCCGATGGACGCACCCGAGCGCGAGAGGTACGGCCCGGAGGCCCGGCCGCTGCCGTTCGAGCGCGGCACGGACGGGCCCCGGGTGGTACTGGTCGGCGTCGACGGCAGCCGCACCTCGCTGCGCGCCGCCTCGTACGCCGCCGGGCTGGCCCGCCGGCAGGGCTCCGGGCTGGTGGTGGTCTTCGTCAGCTCGCCCGCCCCGTACGCGGGCATCATGTCCGGAGTGGTGGCCGGGGCGGTCCAGCAGACCCACGACGAGCTGGCCGCCGAGCTGCGCGAGGAGTGCCGGCGCGGCGCCGAGGAGCTGGGCCTGCCGGTGACCTTCCTGTGCCGGCGCGGCGACGCGTACGCCGAGCTGTGCAAGGCGGCCGACGAGCACCGCGCGGACCTCGTGGTGGTCGGGTCGTCCGAGCAGGCCGGCCACAAGCTGGTCGGCTCGGTCGCCACCCGGCTGGTCCGCACCGGCCGCTGGCCGGTCGTGGTGGTGCCCTGAGCGCAAGGAAGGGCCCCCTGTTAACGCCTGGCGTTGTACAGGGGGCCCTTCCTAACATCGCGGGATGACCTGGAGAGCACCCGAGATCGACCGCAGCCACGAGCCCTACGTCGGTGACGAGCGCACCATGCTGGAAGGCTGGCTCGACTACCACCGCGACACCCTGCTCCACAAGTGCGCCGGCCTGACCGCCGAGCAGCTCCGGACGGCGAGCGTCGAGCCGTCCACCCTGACCCTGCTCGGGCTGGTCCGCCACATGGCCGACGTGGAGCGCTGGTGGTTCCGGATCCGCGCCGCCGGTGAGGACATCCCCGGCCTCTACGACGGCGACGAGGACCCGGACGCGGATTTGAACGCGATCGCCGACGCCGACCCGGCGGAGGCGTTCGCCACCCTCCGCGCCGAGATCGAGGCGGCCCGGAAGGCCGCCGCCGGCCTGTCGCTGGACCACACCTTCCGGCGCCCCCGTCGCGACGGCACCGCCGACGAGATGAGCCTCCGCTGGGTCTACGTGCACATGATCGAGGAGTACGCCCGACACAACGGCCACGCCGACCTGATCCGCGAGCGCATCGACGGCGTCACCGGCGACTGACCCTCCCCGGCACGGCGAGGTGGCGGCGTCCCGGCCGACCGGAACCCGCCACCCGGCCGGCTCAGTACGCCAGCGCCGCGCGCAGGTAGCGCAGGTCCGCGGGCCCGCTCCAGCGGTGCGCGGAGAGCCCGGCCACCCGGGCGCCGGCCACCGCACGGTCCTCGTCGTCGACGAACAGCACCCGCGCCGGCGGGGTCCCGAGCGCCTCGCAGGCCGCCTGGAAGTACTCCTTCGCCGGCTTGTGCACCCCGATCACCGAGGAGTTGACCACCACGTCCAGCTCGTCGGTGAGGTCCAGCGCGGCCAGGTCGGCGTCGAGCACGTCGGTGGCGTTGGTGCCCAGCCCGACCCGGACACCGGCCGACCGGACCTCCCGGATGAAGGCGAGCACGTCGGGGTCGACCTCGCCGCGGTAGCGCTGCCACGCGTCCACCGCGGCCCGGGCCCGGCCCGCGTCGCCGACCGAGGGGGTGAGCGCCTCGGCCACGCTGTTCATCCACTCGGCGTGACTCACCTTGCCGGTGAGCACCGGCTGGAGCAGCCCCCAGGACATGGCGATCTCGCCGAGGACACCCTCGGTCAGCCCGTACTCCCGCTCGACCCGGGCGGCCACCGCCGGATCCCAGCGGCGCAGCACGCCGTCGAAGTCCACCAGGAGCGCCGTGGCGCGTTCCCGACTCACTCGCTGTTCCCCTGCCCCTCGTCGTCGGCCCGGTTGAGCCGCTGGCTGATCACCTGGGTGACGCCGCTGCGCATGGTCACGCCGTAGAGCGCGTCGGCGATCTCCATGGTCCGCTTCTGGTGGGTGATCACGATGAGCTGGCTCTTCTCGCGGAGCTGGGCCAGCAGCGTGATCAGGCGACCCAGGTTGACGTCGTCGAGGGCCGCCTCCACCTCGTCCATGATGTAGAACGGGCTGGGCCGGGCGCGGAAGATCGCCACAAGCATGGCCACCGCGGTGAGCGACCGCTCCCCGCCGGAGAGCAGGGAGAGCCGCTTGATCTTCTTGCCGGGTGGCCGGGCCTCGACCTCGACGCCGGTGGTGAGCAGGTCCTCCGGGTCGGTGAGCACCAGCCGCCCCTCGCCGCCGGGGAAGAGCACCGTGAAGACCTGCTCGAACTCCCGCGCGGTGTCCTCGAACGCGCTGGCGAAGACCTCCAGGATCCGGTCGTCGACGTCCTTGACCACGGTGAGCAGGTCCCGGCGGGTGGCCTTGAGGTCCTCCAGCTGCTCGGAGAGGAACTTGAAGCGCTCCTCCAGCGCGGCGAACTCCTCCAGCGCGAGGGGGTTGACCTTGCCGAGCAGGGCCAGCTCCCGCTCCGCCTTGGCGGCCCGCTTCTCCTGCACCGGCCGCTCGTAGCGGACCGGCTCGGGCACCGGCCTGCCGTCCTTCTCCGCGGCGGCGACATCGGCGTCGGTGGGCGGGACGAGCTGGTCCGGGCCGTACTCGGCGATCAGGGTGGCCACGTCGAGGCCGAAGTCCTCGGCCGCCTTCGCCTCCAGCTGCTCGATGCGCAGCCGCTGCTCGGCGCGGGCCACCTCGTCCCGGTGCACCTGGCTGGTCAGCCGCTCCAGCTCGGCGCCGAGCCGCTTGGCCGCGCCGCGTACCTCGGACAGCTCGGCCTCGCGGGCGGCGCGCTCGCGGGCGACGGCGTCGCGGTGCTCCTCGGCCCGGGCGATCGAGACGGTGAGCCGGGTGAGCGCCTCGCGGGCGCCGCCGACCACGGCCCGGGCGATCTCGGCGCCGCGGGTGCGGGCCGCGCGCCGGGCGGCCGCGCGCTCCCGCGCGGCCCGCTCGGCGGTCGCCTGCCGGGCGAGGGAGTCGGCCCGGCCGGCGATCGAGGAGACCCGCTCCTCGGCGGTACGCACGGCGAGCCGGACCTCCATCTCGTTCTGCCGGGCCTGCGGCACCATGGCGGCGAGCTGGTCGCGTTCCTCGGTGGACGGTTCGGCGTCCAGCGGGGTGGCCTCGGCCAGCCGGAGCCGCTCCTCCAGCTCGGCGAGGGCCTGGAGGTCGCGTTCCCGGGCCGCCTCGGCGCGGGAACGAGACTCGCCGAGCCGGTCGGTCTCCGCCTTGGCCGAGCGGGCGGCCGCGCCCAGCTCGGCGAGGCGGCGGGCGGCGGCGTTGCGGTGGCTCTCGGCCTCCCGCTTGGCGGCGGCGGCGTGCTGCACGGCCTCCTTGGCGGCGGCCACCTCGGCGCGTGCCTCGATGAGCTGCTCGCGCAGCTCGGCGCTGGTCCGCTCGGCGGTGGCCCGGTTGGCCCGCGCCTCCTCGACGGCCGCCTGCACCTCGATGTAGCTGGGCGCCTTGGCCGACCCGCCGGCCGCCGCGTACGCCCCCACCACGTCCCCGTCAGGGGTGACCGCGCGCAGCTCCGGGTTGCCGGCGACCAGCTCAGCCGCGGCGGCGAGGTCGTCGACGAGCGCCACGTCGCGCAGCGCCCGGTGCACGGCCGGGCGCAGCTCGGCGGAGCACTCCACCAGGTCGGGGGCCCAGCGGGCGCCCTCGGGCAGCTTCGGGCGCAGCGCGTCGGCGGAGCCGGCCATGCCGGGGCCGGCGGGGCTGCCGACAAGCAGCCCGGCGCGGCCGGCGTCGGAGATCTTGAGCAGCCGCATGGCCTCGACGGCCTCGTCCACCCCGCTGACCGCGACGGCGTCGGCGAGCCCGCCGAGCGCGGCGGCGAGCGCCGCCTCGTTGCCCGGTGCGACGGTGAGCAGGCCGGAGAGGCTGCCGAGCAGGCCGGGCACCTGGTCGGCGCGGGCCAGCAGGGCGCCCGCGCCGTCCTTGCGGCGCAGGCCGAGGGCGAGCGCCTCCTCGCGGGCCTTCCAGGTGGCGGCGTCCTTCTCGGCGGCCCGCTCGGCGTCGGCGAGGCTGCGCACGGCGGCCTGGGCTTGCTCGTGCACGGCGACCGCCTCGGCGTGCCGGGCGTCCAGGTCGGCGTTGTCCCGGTCGGCCTCGGTGGACTGCTCCGCGACGGCGTCCAGTTCGGCCTGGGCCTTCTCGGCGCGGGTCAGGGCGTCGGTGTGCGCGGCGGCGAGGCGTTCGATCTCCTCGCCCGCGCTGGTGGTGCGGGCCCGGGCGGAGTTGACCTGGCCGGTCAGCCGGGCCAGCCCCTCCCGCCGGTCGGCGATGGCCTTGGCCGCGGCGACCAGTTCGCGTTCGGCGGCGGCGAGCTGCCGTTCCAGCTCCTGCCGGTGCTCGACCGCCTCGGCGAGCCGGACCTGGTCCTCGGTGAGCGCCGCGCGCAGCTCCTCCTCCTGCTCGCGGACCCGCCGGGACTCGGCCTCCAGCTGGTCCGGGTCGCGGCCGGGGCGCTCGTCGTCGCCGGTGGCGCTGAGATGCCGGAGCCGTTCCCGGGCGAGCTGCTCGATGGAGCGGAACCGCTCCTGGAGCGCGGAGAGCTTGTACCAGGTGTCCTGCGCCGCGGCGAGCAGCGGGGCGTCCTCGGCCAGCGCGGCCTCCAGCTCGCCGAGCCGGGCCTGCACCTCGCCGTGCTCGCCCTCGATCTGCTCGCGCCGCTCGCGCAGCGCGGTCTCGTCGGCGATCTCCCGGTCCAGCGTGGTGCGCAGGGTGTGCAGGTCGTCGGCGAGCAGCCGCAGCCGGGCGTCGCGCAGGTTGGCCTGGATGGCGGCGGCCCGGCGGGCCACCTCGGCCTGCCGGCCCAGCGGCTTGAGCTGGCGGCGCAGCTCGGCCGTGAGGTCGGTGAGCCGGTTGAGGTTGGTCTGCATCGCGTCGAGCTTCCGCAGCGCCTTCTCCTTGCGCTTGCGGTGCTTGAGGACGCCGGCCGCCTCCTCGATGAACGCCCGCCGGTCCTCCGGCTTGGCGTGCAGCATGCCGTCGAGCCGGCCCTGCCCGACGATGATGTGCATCTCCCGGCCGATGCCGGAGTCCGAGAGCAGCTCCTGGATGTCCAGCAGCCGGCAGGAGTCGCCGTTGATCTCGTACTCGCTCTCGCCGGAGCGGAACATCCGGCGGGTGATGGAGACCTCGGTGTACTCGATCGGCAGCGCGCCGTCGGTGTTGTCGATGGTGAGGGTGACCTCGGCCCGGCCGAGCGGCGCCCGGCCGGCGGTGCCGGCGAAGATGACGTCCTCCATCTTGCCGCCGCGCAGCGCCTTGGCGCCCTGCTCGCCGAGCACCCAGGCGATGGCGTCGACGACGTTGGACTTGCCGGAGCCGTTCGGGCCGACCACGCAGGTGATCCCGGGCTCCAGCTTCAGCGTCGTCGCGGAGGCGAAGGACTTGAAGCCCTTCACCGTCAGGCTCTTGAGATGCACCTTCTCGATCCTCGTCCGGTGGCCGCCGTACCGTCGCCGGCTGCGCGGACCTGGTGAACCCGCAGACTAACCCGCGGGCGGGGAGAGCCTGGTACGCGACCCACCCGGTGCCGGAGCTGTCCGGTTTCCGGCGATGTGGCGTACGCCACGGAAAAGTGCAAGATCAGAATTGCGGGACGCAATTCCGGGAGGCCGTCAAGATCGCGAATTGCCGTCCCGAAAACAAAAAGCTGCGCGCCGGCACTGGGTGTCGGCGCGCGTTTTCTGTGTGGTGCGATTCAGTTTTCCGACAACCGGAGATCAGGTCAGCGCGGGCTCGGCCAGTCGGAGGAGGTCGTCAGCCTCCGCCGCAGCCGCCGCAAGCCGATCGTTGTCGGCGCGCAGACGCGTGATCTCGAACTCCAGTGCCTGAACCCTGGCACGCAGTCGGGTGACCTCGTCGAGCAGACGCCGGTCGGGCGCTGCACCTACGTGGCCGTAGAGGGCCTTCGCCATGCTGACTCCTTGATATGCGCTGCCGGAAAGGCCGGCCAACGCGCGCCCATGATGTTCGCGGCTGCCATCCCCGCGAAATCCGGGCATGGCTGGGCGCGACTGGCGACACCTATATATTGAGCCGAACCCCCCTCCTTCGTCAAGTTCCCGCAGGCCGTAGATCATCTCCACGTCGCCCGGTCCACTTGTCGGGGGGTTGCCACAAGGCGCGGACACGCTCTGTCCGGACGCCTTTACTGTACGCCCGGGAATGTGTGAACGCCTCACCCTTGCCGTCCGGTTCCCCTTAACTCTTTCTTAGCCACGTTGCCGCAGCTCGCGGCCCGCCCGTAGCGTCACTGCGGCCCGCAACCGACCCGTGGAGGGGACAGGCGTGTACCGCTGGACCGACCCGATCGAACCGGATGGCGTTCCCCGACGCCCCGAGCCGCCGACCGACGAGGGACCGGCCTGGCTCACCGACCGGCCCGAGCCGCGGTCGTCGTACCTCTTCGGCGACGAGCCGGAAGAGCCCGGCCCGCGCCCGACCGAGGCGCCCTCGGGCACCTGGCGGGACGACGCACCGGCCACCGCGTGGCGGGACGACCACACCACGGAGCGCACCGGCACCCTCCCCGCCGCCGGTGCCGCCGCGCACGGGTGGGCCGACGCCGGGCGGTACGCCGACGCCGACCGGACCGGGTACTCCCCGGCCGTCGAGCCGACGTACGGCCCGGCGGCCCACCCGGGCGCCCCGGCGTCCCCCTACGAGCCGGCCGCCGGCTGGCACGCCGGGCAGCCGACCGCCGCGTGGCGCCCGGAGGAGCAGCCCGCCGACACCTGGCAGCCCGGGCAGCCGACCGCCGCCTGGCGCCGCGACGAGCAGCCCGCCACCACCTGGCAGCCCGAACAGCCGGCCGCCGCCTGGCAGCGGGAGGAGCAGCCGACCGGCGCCTGGCAGCCGGCCGCCGACGAACAGCCCGCCTGGCGCCCCCAGGAGCAGCCGACCGCCGCCTGGCAGCCGGTCGCCGACGAACGGCCCACGGCCGCCTGGCAGCCGGTCACCGACGACCCGGCGGACGACACCGGCCGGCACCGGCAGCGGCGGCGGCTGCCGCGTCCCCTCCTGATCGGTGGGGCCGCCGCCGCGGCGACCCTCGTGGTGAGCCTCGGCGTGGGCGCCGTGCTGCTGCCCGGCGACGACCAGCGGACCAAACCCACCGCCGCCGACGGCCCGGTGGCCGCCGCCCCGCTGACCTCCGACAGCGCCGGGGCGGACGCCGCCGACGCGCTCGCACCGGAGTCGACAAGCCCCAGCGCCGCGCCGACCACCGTCAAGCCCAGCCCGACGAAGAAGCCGACCCCGACGCCGAGCCGGACCACCGCGCCGTCCCGGCAGCTGCCGCGGGCCACCGCGTCGAGCGGCACGGGCGCCACGACGACCTCGACCAAGGGACTCACCGCCGAGCTGCGGGAGGTCGTCGACCTCGTCAACCAGGAGCGGGCCAAGGCCGGCTGCAAGGCGCTGACCGTCGACGACAAGCTGACGCTCGCCGCCCAGCGGCACAGCCAGGACCAGGCCGACCACAAGACCATGTCGCACGACGGCAGCGACGGCAGCGACGTGGGCGACCGGCTCGACCGGGTCGGGTACGCGTGGCGGTCGTACGGCGAGAACGTGGCCTGGAACCAGCAGAGCCCGGCCGCGGTGATGGACGCGTGGATGAACTCCCCGGGTCACCGGGCGAACATCCTGAACTGCTCGTTCACCGAGATCGGCGTGGGCGTGGCGCGGAGCAACGGGCCGTACTGGACGCAGGACTTCGGCACGCCGCGCTGAGCGGCGCGTCGTGACCGGGTGCGCGCTCGTTGACCGGGTGAGGTACGCCGGGGACGCCTGAGCGTTGCCGGCCCTGTCGCCGGCGCGCCGGGCCACCGGAGACGTACCGGCAGGGGGCGGGGTGCCGCCCGCGACCCGGGAGCTGTCCATGCGGATCCGGCCGGCGTGGGCCATGCTGCCCCGGCCGGTCCGCGTCCGCCGACGTGGGCCGCGCCGGGGCGTTGCGGTGGTGCTGACGGTGCTGCTGCTCGCCCCGGCGCCGGCCTGCCGGGAGCCGATCGTCCCGCCCGGGGCGCCCACCCCGTGGCCGGTCGCGCAGGCCCGCCACTGGCAGTGGCAGTGGCAGCTCACCGGGCCGGTGGACGTCACCGTCGACGCCGACGTCTTCCTGCTCGACGCGGTGCGGACCACCTCCGGCGAGACCGGCGCGCTGCGCGCCCGCCACCGCCGCCTGGTGTGCCAGGTGCGGGTCGGCACGTACGCGGCCACCGACCCGGACGCGAGCCGCTTCCCGGCGGCGGTACGCGGCACGGCGGTGCCCGGACGGCCGGGCAGCCGGTGGCTGGACATCCGCCGGTGGGACTCCCTGGAGCCGGTGCTGGCCGACCGGTTCCGGCTCTGCCGGGGCAAGGGCTTCGGCGCGGTGGCGCTCGACGACGCCGACGGCTACCTGCACCGCTCCGGCTTCCCGCTCACCTTCGACGACCAGTTGGAGTTCAACCGCCGGCTGGCCGAGCTGGCCCGGCGCCTGGACCTCTCCCCCGGGCTCGTCGACGACCTGCCGCAGGTGGCCGCGCTGGCCCCCGACTTCGACTTCGCGGTCAACCAGGAGTGCGTGCGCCGGGGCGGGTGCGACAAGCTGCTCCCCTTCACCGACGCGCACAAGCCGGTCTTCCACGTCGAGTTCAGCGGCGACCCGGCCGACTTCTGCGTCACCACTGTCGGCTACGGCTTCGCCTCGATCCTCAAGGACCGCAAACTCGACGCCTGGCGCGAACCCTGCACGCTCCCCTGAGCAACCGATCAGATCGAACGACGTGCGATGCGTGGCCGCTGCGGTGGTCTCAGGTGCCGCTCCTTGTGCTGCCGGACCATCTCGTCCCACACCTCCTGGGGAAAGTCGATCGCGGTAGGGCGCGGCCGTTGGGGTGGCAGGGCTGGGCCAGACTGGTCCGCCATGGACCTGGATGAGTATCAGCGTGGCGCTCTCCGCACCGCCGCTCCACGTCACAAGAGGAACGAGCTGTTCCACCTGGTGCTCGGGCTGGTCGGCGAATCGGGTGAGCTCGCCGAGAAGTTCAAGAAGTGGGTCCGCGACCTCGACAGCGACGAGTCGCGGATCGACCGGGCCGGCATCGCCAAGGAACTCGGCGACGTGCTCTGGTACGTGGCGGTGCTCGCCGACCACCTCGACCTGTCACTGAACGACATCGCGACGGCGAACCTGGCCAAGCTGGCCAGCCGCCAGGGCCGTGGTGTGCTGGGTGGCAGCGGCGACGACCGCTGAGCCGGTCGGTCGTCGGGCGACGATCTGCGCCTCGTCGGGAGCCGGCGGTAGCCGGGGGACGGAGCGGTGTGCGTACCCCTGAAAACGCGGCACCGCCCCCGGCCTGGACGGGCGGGGGCGGTGCCGGGGGGAGCGGCGGAGGTCAGCCCGGGGCGCCGCCGGTGACCGGGGCCGGGGTGCCGGCGCCGCGCTGCGCCGGGATGCCGGCGTGCTCGGCGCTGAGCGGGGTGGCCAGTTCCTCCAGGGACTTGCCCTCGGCCTTGACGCCGAGGGTCAGCTCCACGAGACCACCGATGATCATGACGGCGGCGCCGATGACGAAGGCGACCACGGTGTCGCCGACCTTGCCGGTGCCGACCAGCTTGGCGAAGAGCAGCGGGCCGGTGATGCCACCGGCGGCCGTGCCGATCGCGTAGAAGAACGCGATGGCCATGGCCCGGGTCTCCATGGGGAAGATCTCGCTGACCGTCAGGTACGCGGCGCTGGCGCCGGCGGAGGCCAAGAAGAGCACCGCGCACCAGCAGGCGGTCATGGTCACCGCGTTGAGCACGCCCGAGTGGAACAGCCAGGCGGTGCCGAGCAGCAGGATGCCCGAGCCGATGTACGAGCCGGCGATCATCGGGACCCGGCCGACGGTGTCGAAGAGCCGGCCCAGCAGCAGCGGGCCGAGCAGGTTG
It encodes the following:
- a CDS encoding MarR family winged helix-turn-helix transcriptional regulator, which translates into the protein MDESLRAVEHELTALLRRGRALSWEIAREVHPNLEPNAYGLLLWLRRSGSTRLTDLAGKLGIGKGTLSRQIGGLEALGLVRRDPDPTDRRAAQLSLTEEGTRRFDAARAARLGQIRRSLESWPKQDVEDFARLMHRFNETF
- a CDS encoding MDR family MFS transporter — protein: MTQATAPTRATAVDMSHRQILEALSGLLLGMFVAILSSTVVSNALPRIITDLHGGQSAYTWVVTSTLLATTATTPIWGKLADLTSKKVLVQLALGIFVLGSVLAGQSHTTGELIACRVVQGVGAGGLTALAQVIMATMIAPRERGRYSGYLGAVMAVGTIGGPLIGGVIVDTDWLGWRWCFYVGVPFAVLALVVLQKTLHLPVVKREAKIDWWGATLITAAVSLLLIWVTLAGDKYDWMSWQTAVMVAGAVLLGALALRVENRAAEPMIPPRLFRNRTITLAVIASIAVGVGMFGASVFLGQYFQISRGESPTMSGLMTLPMILGLLIASTVVGRIITNTGRWKRYLVAGSVLLTAGFALMGTMRADTPYWRLAVFMALIGLGLGMTMQNLVLAVQNTVGPHELGAASSVVAFFRSLGGAIGVSALGAILGHKVKDYLAEGLAGLGIPASSSGSGGSLPNVHTLPAPIRAVVEAAYGHGAGDIFLAAAPFGLIALIAVVFIKEVPLRRTNGDAVSAEVERESTVAAGAGAPVVRTGGRD
- a CDS encoding universal stress protein, producing the protein MDAPERERYGPEARPLPFERGTDGPRVVLVGVDGSRTSLRAASYAAGLARRQGSGLVVVFVSSPAPYAGIMSGVVAGAVQQTHDELAAELREECRRGAEELGLPVTFLCRRGDAYAELCKAADEHRADLVVVGSSEQAGHKLVGSVATRLVRTGRWPVVVVP
- a CDS encoding DinB family protein, which produces MTWRAPEIDRSHEPYVGDERTMLEGWLDYHRDTLLHKCAGLTAEQLRTASVEPSTLTLLGLVRHMADVERWWFRIRAAGEDIPGLYDGDEDPDADLNAIADADPAEAFATLRAEIEAARKAAAGLSLDHTFRRPRRDGTADEMSLRWVYVHMIEEYARHNGHADLIRERIDGVTGD
- a CDS encoding HAD-IA family hydrolase, producing MSRERATALLVDFDGVLRRWDPAVAARVEREYGLTEGVLGEIAMSWGLLQPVLTGKVSHAEWMNSVAEALTPSVGDAGRARAAVDAWQRYRGEVDPDVLAFIREVRSAGVRVGLGTNATDVLDADLAALDLTDELDVVVNSSVIGVHKPAKEYFQAACEALGTPPARVLFVDDEDRAVAGARVAGLSAHRWSGPADLRYLRAALAY
- the smc gene encoding chromosome segregation protein SMC; protein product: MHLKSLTVKGFKSFASATTLKLEPGITCVVGPNGSGKSNVVDAIAWVLGEQGAKALRGGKMEDVIFAGTAGRAPLGRAEVTLTIDNTDGALPIEYTEVSITRRMFRSGESEYEINGDSCRLLDIQELLSDSGIGREMHIIVGQGRLDGMLHAKPEDRRAFIEEAAGVLKHRKRKEKALRKLDAMQTNLNRLTDLTAELRRQLKPLGRQAEVARRAAAIQANLRDARLRLLADDLHTLRTTLDREIADETALRERREQIEGEHGEVQARLGELEAALAEDAPLLAAAQDTWYKLSALQERFRSIEQLARERLRHLSATGDDERPGRDPDQLEAESRRVREQEEELRAALTEDQVRLAEAVEHRQELERQLAAAERELVAAAKAIADRREGLARLTGQVNSARARTTSAGEEIERLAAAHTDALTRAEKAQAELDAVAEQSTEADRDNADLDARHAEAVAVHEQAQAAVRSLADAERAAEKDAATWKAREEALALGLRRKDGAGALLARADQVPGLLGSLSGLLTVAPGNEAALAAALGGLADAVAVSGVDEAVEAMRLLKISDAGRAGLLVGSPAGPGMAGSADALRPKLPEGARWAPDLVECSAELRPAVHRALRDVALVDDLAAAAELVAGNPELRAVTPDGDVVGAYAAAGGSAKAPSYIEVQAAVEEARANRATAERTSAELREQLIEARAEVAAAKEAVQHAAAAKREAESHRNAAARRLAELGAAARSAKAETDRLGESRSRAEAARERDLQALAELEERLRLAEATPLDAEPSTEERDQLAAMVPQARQNEMEVRLAVRTAEERVSSIAGRADSLARQATAERAARERAAARRAARTRGAEIARAVVGGAREALTRLTVSIARAEEHRDAVARERAAREAELSEVRGAAKRLGAELERLTSQVHRDEVARAEQRLRIEQLEAKAAEDFGLDVATLIAEYGPDQLVPPTDADVAAAEKDGRPVPEPVRYERPVQEKRAAKAERELALLGKVNPLALEEFAALEERFKFLSEQLEDLKATRRDLLTVVKDVDDRILEVFASAFEDTAREFEQVFTVLFPGGEGRLVLTDPEDLLTTGVEVEARPPGKKIKRLSLLSGGERSLTAVAMLVAIFRARPSPFYIMDEVEAALDDVNLGRLITLLAQLREKSQLIVITHQKRTMEIADALYGVTMRSGVTQVISQRLNRADDEGQGNSE
- a CDS encoding CAP domain-containing protein, producing the protein MYRWTDPIEPDGVPRRPEPPTDEGPAWLTDRPEPRSSYLFGDEPEEPGPRPTEAPSGTWRDDAPATAWRDDHTTERTGTLPAAGAAAHGWADAGRYADADRTGYSPAVEPTYGPAAHPGAPASPYEPAAGWHAGQPTAAWRPEEQPADTWQPGQPTAAWRRDEQPATTWQPEQPAAAWQREEQPTGAWQPAADEQPAWRPQEQPTAAWQPVADERPTAAWQPVTDDPADDTGRHRQRRRLPRPLLIGGAAAAATLVVSLGVGAVLLPGDDQRTKPTAADGPVAAAPLTSDSAGADAADALAPESTSPSAAPTTVKPSPTKKPTPTPSRTTAPSRQLPRATASSGTGATTTSTKGLTAELREVVDLVNQERAKAGCKALTVDDKLTLAAQRHSQDQADHKTMSHDGSDGSDVGDRLDRVGYAWRSYGENVAWNQQSPAAVMDAWMNSPGHRANILNCSFTEIGVGVARSNGPYWTQDFGTPR